One Rossellomorea aquimaris DNA window includes the following coding sequences:
- a CDS encoding spore germination protein produces MDFLHKVIGYLPDFNVYIYAILTLIVPIIIMKLTTLLTGAMKQPGSSKQKESTLMMTSDISDNVSMINEVLGGNNDIITREFFMNDSRASIIFTRGLVDTAIINNNILDTLIFNTIDDERIPYSLKEMLPVSECHEETDIHTITSYILRGETALLHEKSTKAIILKTSGSKDRSIEEPVTEQVVRGPRTGFNENINDNQAILRKAGVNKDLRFISFQVGERFKKELIIAYIEGIANETIIQNVKEKIESIHIDNVPESGYIEEFIEENTFSLFPQIQSTERPDRVIAALSEGRVGILLDGTPFVLIAPVTINMYLQSPEDYYDRWIPGSLIRLLRYTAAFISVFTPALYISFVSFHQGLIPTNLAISIIGSREGVPFPVLIEVMLMEVSIEILREAGLRLPKPIGQTIGIVGGLVIGEAAVQAGIVSPVTVIVVAITAISSFSLPQYTLSISLRILRFIAMFLAATLGLYGVIVFFLFFCIHLVRLKSFGVPFLGPAVPYQISDWKDFLIRLPIQSMKKRPEILKPGDKMRKG; encoded by the coding sequence GTGGATTTTCTTCATAAGGTCATTGGATACCTTCCCGATTTCAACGTATACATCTACGCCATATTAACGTTGATCGTACCCATTATCATCATGAAATTAACGACCTTACTTACTGGTGCAATGAAACAACCCGGCTCATCAAAACAGAAGGAATCAACCCTTATGATGACAAGCGATATATCTGACAATGTATCGATGATCAATGAAGTGCTGGGGGGAAATAATGATATCATAACCCGGGAATTTTTCATGAATGATTCAAGAGCTTCGATCATTTTCACGAGAGGGTTAGTCGATACAGCCATTATTAATAATAATATTTTGGACACCCTTATTTTTAACACGATAGATGATGAGAGGATTCCTTATTCTCTTAAAGAAATGCTTCCTGTGAGTGAATGTCATGAGGAAACGGATATACATACAATCACCTCCTATATTTTAAGAGGGGAAACAGCATTGCTTCATGAGAAATCTACTAAAGCAATCATTTTAAAAACAAGCGGATCAAAAGATCGGAGTATTGAAGAACCTGTAACCGAGCAGGTGGTGAGAGGTCCCAGAACCGGTTTTAATGAAAATATTAATGATAATCAAGCAATTCTAAGAAAAGCTGGTGTAAATAAGGATCTAAGGTTCATTAGCTTCCAGGTTGGAGAACGATTTAAAAAGGAACTGATCATCGCCTATATAGAGGGCATTGCCAATGAAACAATCATACAGAACGTGAAGGAAAAGATTGAATCGATTCACATCGATAATGTACCGGAATCTGGATATATTGAGGAATTTATTGAAGAGAATACTTTCTCACTTTTCCCGCAAATTCAAAGCACGGAACGACCTGATCGGGTGATTGCTGCATTGTCAGAGGGGAGAGTAGGCATTTTGCTGGATGGTACCCCATTTGTCTTGATTGCTCCAGTGACCATCAATATGTATCTGCAATCACCAGAAGACTATTATGATCGATGGATTCCCGGCTCGTTGATTCGGTTGTTACGATATACGGCTGCATTCATATCGGTCTTCACTCCCGCTTTATATATTTCCTTTGTCTCATTCCATCAGGGTCTAATTCCAACAAATCTGGCCATTTCCATTATCGGCTCTCGTGAAGGAGTCCCATTTCCTGTTCTCATTGAGGTTATGTTAATGGAAGTTTCGATTGAAATATTAAGGGAGGCAGGGTTGCGTTTACCAAAACCTATCGGCCAAACCATTGGGATCGTCGGGGGTCTTGTGATTGGAGAGGCTGCGGTGCAAGCAGGTATCGTTAGTCCGGTTACAGTCATTGTTGTGGCCATAACGGCGATATCATCGTTTTCACTCCCGCAATATACGTTAAGTATTTCATTACGTATCTTAAGATTTATAGCCATGTTTTTAGCTGCTACTCTGGGACTCTATGGTGTCATCGTCTTTTTCCTTTTTTTCTGTATTCACCTTGTCCGGTTAAAAAGCTTTGGAGTCCCTTTCCTCGGTCCTGCAGTACCTTACCAAATCAGCGATTGGAAAGACTTTTTAATCAGACTGCCGATCCAATCAATGAAAAAGAGACCCGAAATTCTGAAGCCTGGCGACAAAATGAGAAAAGGTTAG
- a CDS encoding GerAB/ArcD/ProY family transporter, giving the protein MNLNQQERISPTQAIILIINYILGVGILTLPRTAAAEVGTPDIWITIIISSIFPIIVGMIILILNNRYPDKTFFQYSREIVGKIISVILGVTMIIYFLTLTSFEVRVMAEVTETYLLEGTPIPVLIVLFLWLAFYLNTDGINSIARVFQVIFPLTVIIFILIATMSLGLFEINNLRPVMGNGILPVLKGVKTTSLSYIGIELIIILSAYLTDPKKGKKIVFIGVLLPMIFYLVTVVIVIGALSIDGVGNLAWPTISLINSFEFPGIFFERFDSLFLIVWILQIFATISITLYVASLGMSQLFNKNIKIFLLVFLPIVLIISMVPNDIHQLFALGDLLGNAAILLFGVLPILLLGISFLRRKFN; this is encoded by the coding sequence ATGAACTTGAATCAACAGGAACGAATTAGTCCTACTCAAGCTATAATTCTCATTATTAACTATATCCTTGGAGTCGGTATATTAACGCTGCCAAGGACAGCTGCTGCTGAAGTGGGGACGCCCGATATCTGGATAACCATTATCATCAGCAGTATTTTTCCCATCATAGTAGGGATGATCATTTTAATCCTTAACAACAGATATCCTGACAAAACTTTTTTTCAGTATAGTAGAGAAATTGTGGGGAAAATCATCAGTGTCATCCTTGGGGTAACAATGATTATTTATTTCCTTACACTCACCAGTTTTGAAGTCAGGGTTATGGCTGAAGTAACCGAAACCTATTTACTGGAGGGGACTCCCATTCCGGTTTTAATTGTATTATTTCTTTGGCTTGCCTTTTATTTAAATACAGATGGAATTAATTCCATAGCACGTGTGTTCCAGGTGATTTTCCCCCTTACCGTCATCATTTTCATCTTAATTGCCACAATGAGTTTAGGTTTATTTGAAATCAATAACCTGCGCCCTGTTATGGGAAATGGAATCCTCCCCGTGTTAAAGGGCGTTAAGACAACGTCACTATCCTACATTGGGATCGAGTTAATAATAATTTTATCGGCCTATTTAACGGATCCCAAGAAAGGGAAAAAGATTGTCTTTATTGGAGTATTACTACCGATGATTTTTTACCTGGTTACAGTCGTTATTGTCATAGGTGCGTTATCAATAGATGGAGTAGGGAATCTTGCTTGGCCGACTATTTCTCTCATCAATTCGTTTGAATTTCCAGGCATCTTTTTTGAACGCTTTGACTCGTTGTTTTTGATCGTATGGATACTACAAATATTCGCTACAATCTCCATCACGCTTTATGTTGCCTCCCTGGGGATGTCACAATTATTCAATAAGAATATTAAGATATTTCTCCTTGTCTTTCTTCCCATCGTATTGATCATCTCGATGGTCCCGAATGATATCCACCAATTATTCGCATTAGGAGATTTGCTTGGAAATGCTGCGATCCTTTTATTTGGTGTACTGCCAATCCTTTTATTGGGAATCTCTTTCTTAAGGAGGAAATTCAATTGA
- a CDS encoding Ger(x)C family spore germination protein, translating to MKNVTYLFIFLLTVLMLTGCWSSKDIEKLDLLLGVGIDEGQSNSHEYSKEDLMNVTFQLVNVSGNQSSKTYSGNAKPFVNVNETGESLLEAAREVLLKRKNTLNGQHQRLVVLSSKVAQKRNMRELLDFFIRDPEARMSCLIMVTGGLSRDIMDTETDEIPSVHIKEVSDHIEKSNKLIEPMTLSKINATMEAKSSFLLQNIEKRNNEIILTGAAVIKGDTITQVGFLNEEELVGINWLTALTDGGIVKIKEEGSNKTITYELETVDSKVKPLLKNGQISFQVDTKVSGHITELLAETDELTKEENIKDLERQIEEKIKEQIKNSLEKIQQDLKVDVLEFHDYVRIQHPDYWKSHKDDWDNTFSQANIDYQVDVQISSLNMNINE from the coding sequence TTGAAGAATGTTACATATCTTTTTATCTTCTTACTCACTGTTCTAATGTTGACAGGATGTTGGAGTTCTAAGGATATTGAAAAATTGGACCTTCTATTGGGTGTTGGGATAGATGAGGGGCAAAGTAATAGTCATGAGTATTCAAAAGAGGATTTAATGAATGTGACCTTTCAACTTGTGAATGTGTCCGGCAACCAATCTTCTAAGACGTATTCAGGTAATGCAAAGCCTTTTGTTAATGTGAATGAAACAGGTGAATCATTACTTGAGGCCGCACGGGAAGTTTTATTAAAACGAAAAAACACTCTGAACGGGCAACATCAAAGACTGGTTGTATTAAGCAGTAAAGTAGCCCAAAAAAGAAATATGAGAGAATTATTGGATTTCTTCATTCGTGATCCCGAGGCAAGAATGAGTTGTTTGATCATGGTAACGGGTGGTCTGTCAAGGGACATTATGGATACGGAAACGGATGAAATTCCTTCGGTGCATATAAAAGAGGTATCAGATCATATCGAAAAATCGAATAAGCTAATCGAACCCATGACTCTTTCGAAAATCAACGCAACGATGGAGGCGAAATCAAGTTTTCTTCTGCAAAATATAGAGAAAAGAAATAATGAAATCATCCTCACCGGGGCAGCTGTGATTAAAGGGGACACTATCACTCAAGTAGGATTTCTAAATGAAGAAGAATTGGTAGGAATTAATTGGTTAACGGCTTTAACAGATGGAGGAATCGTAAAGATAAAGGAAGAAGGCAGCAACAAAACAATTACGTATGAGCTTGAAACCGTCGATAGCAAAGTCAAACCTCTACTAAAGAATGGACAAATTTCCTTTCAAGTTGATACTAAAGTAAGCGGGCACATAACTGAACTGCTCGCAGAAACGGATGAACTCACAAAGGAAGAAAATATTAAGGATCTAGAAAGACAAATAGAAGAAAAAATCAAAGAACAAATAAAAAATAGTTTAGAGAAAATCCAACAGGACTTGAAAGTGGATGTGTTAGAATTTCACGACTACGTTAGAATTCAACACCCGGACTATTGGAAAAGTCACAAAGATGACTGGGACAATACTTTCAGTCAAGCAAACATCGATTATCAAGTAGATGTCCAAATATCTTCGTTGAATATGAATATAAATGAATAA
- a CDS encoding DUF3231 family protein, giving the protein MSTDKIKLTSAEIATLWSAYMNDTMAHCILEYFYVHAKDKEIRPLVGYARTITKTHIEKISLILKDEGLLIPNGFAIEKDVNLNAPRLYTDEFMLTFLDLMSKSGLIAYGGFISMVSRKDLRTYLIERLHETTKLFDACTDAALLKGLYVKAPYIAYPTRNDFVDNKSYLSGFSLFNKERPLNAIEISYLFMNIKTNVLGTKLAISFAQTSPREDVQKWMLRGSDIAKKHIEIFSKKLLDNNIQSPMSSDVSITNETTPPFSDKLTLFLMTFLSASGVGNYSTAAAASQRNDLVLIYERLSLEIGQYAKDGANIMIKNKWLEEPPGTIDKDKLSKSKDPE; this is encoded by the coding sequence ATGTCAACAGACAAAATCAAATTAACTTCGGCTGAAATTGCCACCCTTTGGTCTGCTTATATGAATGACACCATGGCTCACTGCATCTTAGAATATTTTTACGTTCATGCAAAGGATAAAGAAATACGTCCGCTTGTTGGATATGCAAGAACCATTACAAAAACACATATTGAGAAAATCTCTCTTATCCTTAAGGATGAAGGGTTGCTCATACCTAATGGATTTGCTATTGAAAAGGATGTTAATTTAAATGCACCTAGGTTATATACGGATGAATTTATGTTAACTTTTTTAGACCTTATGTCAAAATCAGGGTTAATTGCCTATGGCGGATTTATTTCAATGGTTTCTCGAAAAGACTTAAGAACTTATCTAATTGAACGATTACATGAGACAACAAAATTGTTTGATGCATGTACTGATGCCGCTCTTCTTAAAGGGCTATATGTTAAAGCACCTTATATTGCATATCCCACTAGAAACGATTTTGTCGACAATAAATCCTATTTATCTGGTTTTTCCTTATTTAATAAGGAACGCCCTTTAAATGCTATTGAAATTTCATATTTATTCATGAACATTAAAACCAATGTACTTGGAACAAAACTCGCAATAAGTTTTGCTCAAACCTCGCCTCGTGAGGATGTCCAAAAATGGATGTTGCGGGGAAGCGATATTGCAAAAAAGCATATTGAGATATTTTCAAAAAAATTATTGGATAATAATATACAATCTCCTATGTCTTCAGACGTATCCATTACAAACGAGACGACTCCACCTTTTTCAGATAAATTAACATTATTTCTTATGACTTTTTTAAGCGCATCTGGGGTGGGTAATTATTCAACTGCAGCAGCTGCAAGTCAGAGAAATGATTTAGTTCTTATCTATGAAAGACTCTCATTGGAAATAGGACAATATGCAAAAGACGGTGCAAATATAATGATTAAGAATAAATGGTTGGAAGAACCACCAGGTACAATAGATAAAGACAAGTTGTCTAAATCCAAAGATCCTGAGTAG